One Nyctibius grandis isolate bNycGra1 chromosome 17, bNycGra1.pri, whole genome shotgun sequence genomic window carries:
- the TMEM79 gene encoding transmembrane protein 79, with the protein MAAADPILPPEEVALLELGKVALATPLDKVPPALDEHPGDSDATLPWDRCQHNTRGQLEPTETKRRSSPEGGREDPEEAAPPCPPPEAEDEEAPGLPVMAAHVFVPINPQCIERTPGKQKKQPAPWPQERGKEGCVPPSDRPDGLRQKQVFLPIGPSRYRDPLGFEGRAAKPPSEGPRRPCARDCSAGNFKAVASVVGALLLCPCLVYGAYAFLPFDAPLLPTVSARLVYTLRCAAFATFPIVLGMIVSGISRLCSSALEPFGELQREVEIHRTYVSQSIQLFILYFFNMAVLVTYLPQELLKLIPLLTGLFAISRLIYWLSYAIGRSFRAFGFSMTFLPLLAMLLWNLYSMFILEPENLLAVATPKPEARAKDSGAKLRYWG; encoded by the exons ATGGCTGCTGCTGACCCCATCCTGCCCCCTGAGGAGGTGgctttgctggagctggggaaggtggCCCTGGCCACCCCCCTGGACAAGGTACCACCAGCCCTGGATGAACACCCAGGGGACTCTGATGCCACCCTGCCGTGGGACCGGTGCCAGCACAACACCCGGGGCCAGCTGGAGCCCACAGAGACCAAGAGACGCTCAAGTCCTGAAGGAGGCCGCGAAGACCCCGAGGAGgctgctcccccctgccctccaccTGAGGCCGAAGACGAGGAAGCCCCCGGGCTGCCCGTGATGGCGGCCCACGTCTTCGTGCCCATCAACCCGCAGTGCATTGAGCGGACACCAGGCAAGCAGAAGAAGCAACCGGCCCCGTGGCCCCAGGAGCGGGGCAAGGAGGGCTGCGTCCCCCCCAGCGACAGACCCGACGGGCTCCGCCAGAAGCAGGTCTTCCTCCCCATCGGCCCCTCGCGCTACAGGGACCCCCTGGGCTTTGAGGGGCGAGCGGCCAAGCCACCGAGCGAGGGGCCGCGGCGCCCGTGCGCCAGGGACTGCAGTGCCGGCAACTTCAAGGCCGTGGCCTCGGTGGTGGgggctctgctcctctgcccctGCCTCGTCTACGGGGCCTACGCCTTCCTGCCTTTCGACGCCCCGCTGCTGCCCACCGTCAGCGCCCGCCTGGTCTACACGCTCCGCTGCGCCGCCTTCGCCACGTTCCCCATCGTTCTGG GGATGATCGTCAGCGGCATCTCCCGCCTCTGCTCCTCCGCGCTGGAGCCCTTCGGGGAGCTGCAGCGGGAGGTGGAGATCCACCGCACCTACGTCTCCCAATCCATCCAGCTCTTCATCCTCTACTTCTTCAACATGGCTGTGCTGGTCACCTACCTCCCGCAGGAGCTCCTCAAGCTCATCCCTCTGCTCACGGGGCTTTTTGCCATCTCCCG GCTGATTTATTGGCTGTCGTACGCCATCGGACGCTCCTTCCGCGCCTTCGGCTTCAGCATGACCTTCCTGCCCCTCCTGGCCATGCTCCTCTGGAACCTCTACAGCATGTTCATCCTGGAACCCGAAAACCTCCTCGCTGTGGCAACGCCAAAACCCGAGGCCCGCGCCAAGGACAGTGGGGCCAAACTGCGGTACTGGGGGTGA